One genomic window of Salmo salar chromosome ssa12, Ssal_v3.1, whole genome shotgun sequence includes the following:
- the LOC123725446 gene encoding zinc finger protein 239-like, translating into YRESSGEPQQHHDTEEAEKSLSRSELLKKHQQRLTGQTPHCCSDCGKRFNSSVDLKIHKRIHSGEKPFGCDQCGKSFIRLQTLKSHQRTHTGEKPYGCDQCGKSFTQLSSLMVHQRGHTGEKPYSCNQCGKSFSTSSYLRIHQRTHTGEKPYSCNQCGKSFTQLNSLIVHQRTHTGEKAFKCDQCGKSFGTSGCLMTHQRTHTGEKPHSCHQCGKSFGTSGCLTTHQRTHTGEKPYNCSQCGKSFTTSSQLTLHQRTHTGEKPYSCDQCGKSFSRPDSLNIHKRTHTGEKPYSCSQCGKGFTTSSQLTLHQRRHTGQNPYSCTQCGKSFTLLNSLVSHQRTHTGDKSLSFNQCWKRYSDKRSLTKHQKIHEGVVS; encoded by the exons tatcgtgaatcctctggggagcctcaacaacatcatgatactgaagaggcagagaaaagtctctccagatcagaactcctcaagaaacaccagcagagactcacaggacagacacctcactgctgttctgactgtgggaaaagattcaaCTCTTCAGTAGACCTTAAAATACATAAAAGAATTCACAgtggagagaaaccttttggctgtgatcaatgtgggaagagttttattcggctacaaaccctgaaatcacaccagagaacacacactggagagaaaccttatggctgtgatcaatgtgggaagagttttactcagctaagcaGCCTGATGGTACACCAGCGGggacatacaggagagaaaccgtatagctgtaatcaatgtgggaagagtttttctac atCTAGTTATCTAaggatacaccagagaacacacacaggagagaaaccatatagctgtaatcaatgtgggaagagttttactcagctaaacagcctgatagtacaccagcggacacacacaggagagaaagcttttaaatgtgatcaatgtgggaagagttttggtacaTCTGGATGTCTGAtgacacaccagagaacacacacaggagagaaacctcatagctgtcatcaatgtgggaagagttttggtacaTCTGGATGTCTGacaacacaccagagaacacacacaggagagaaaccgtataactgtagtcaatgtgggaagagttttactacatctagccagctgactttacaccagagaacacacactggagagaaaccttatagctgtgatcaatgtgggaagagtttttctcggCCAGACAGCCTGAATATACAcaagcggacacacacaggagagaaaccttatagctgtagtcaatgtgggaagggttttactacatctagccagctgactttgcaccagagaagacacacaggacagaatccttatagctgtactcaatgtgggaagagttttactttgCTTAACAGCCTGgtgtcacaccagagaacacacacaggagataaatctCTTAGCTTTAATCAATGttggaagagatactctgataaaagatctctgactaaacatcagaaaatacatgaaggagttgtttcatga